The following proteins are co-located in the Diaphorobacter sp. HDW4B genome:
- a CDS encoding aldehyde dehydrogenase, which translates to MKEYQLFINGEFVNPARREWFETHDPYTGSAWARIPKGTKEDVDRAVSAASTALKEGVWPTLTPTARGKLLRRLGDLILENAQHLAEMEVRDNGKLMSEMLAQMRSLPEWWWYFGGLADKLEGSVVPLDRADTFAFTTHEPIGVVAALTAWNSPLLFVGMKCAPALAAGCTVVLKPSEFASASTLEFMELTRKAGFPPGVFNVVTGFGADTGAVLAEHPDVAKISFTGSDATGARVYAAAAKTMKRVSLELGGKSPNIVFDDCDMDQAISGAISGIFSATGQTCVAGSRLLVQNSIKKQFVERLVETVKTAKVGNPQDPQTNIGPVATADQFQKVLRYIDIAREGGARCILGGNARTDLPGGQFVDPTIFDDVTNDMRIAQEEVFGPVLSIIGFDTEADAVRIGNDVIYGLAAGVWTKDLSRALRMTKALRAGTVWVNTYRGMSFNLPFGGMKQSGLGRENGIESVREFTELKSVWISTATSGPANPFILKI; encoded by the coding sequence GTGAAGGAATATCAGTTGTTCATCAACGGTGAGTTTGTCAACCCGGCTCGCCGTGAGTGGTTTGAAACCCATGATCCGTACACCGGCAGTGCATGGGCTCGCATCCCTAAGGGAACAAAGGAGGACGTGGATCGCGCTGTCTCCGCTGCTTCGACGGCGCTCAAGGAAGGCGTCTGGCCGACGCTTACGCCCACGGCGCGTGGCAAGCTGTTGCGACGTCTTGGGGACTTGATCCTCGAGAACGCGCAGCATCTTGCGGAGATGGAAGTGCGCGACAACGGCAAGCTGATGAGCGAAATGCTCGCACAGATGCGTTCGCTGCCGGAGTGGTGGTGGTACTTTGGCGGTTTGGCAGACAAGCTCGAGGGTTCAGTGGTTCCATTGGATCGTGCTGATACGTTTGCCTTCACCACACATGAGCCGATCGGTGTGGTGGCCGCGTTGACGGCATGGAATTCGCCGCTGTTGTTTGTCGGCATGAAATGTGCGCCCGCACTGGCAGCGGGTTGCACTGTGGTTCTGAAACCATCGGAGTTCGCATCGGCCAGCACGCTGGAGTTCATGGAGCTGACACGCAAGGCGGGCTTTCCGCCCGGCGTGTTCAACGTGGTGACCGGCTTTGGCGCAGATACGGGTGCTGTTTTGGCGGAGCATCCAGACGTGGCGAAGATCAGCTTCACAGGGTCTGACGCCACAGGTGCGCGGGTCTACGCAGCTGCAGCGAAAACCATGAAGCGCGTATCGCTTGAACTGGGAGGCAAGTCGCCCAACATCGTTTTCGACGACTGCGATATGGATCAGGCCATCTCGGGTGCCATCTCAGGCATTTTTTCCGCAACAGGGCAGACCTGCGTGGCGGGTTCCCGCCTGTTGGTGCAGAACTCGATCAAGAAACAGTTCGTCGAGCGGTTGGTGGAAACGGTCAAAACCGCCAAGGTCGGCAATCCGCAGGATCCGCAGACCAACATTGGGCCAGTCGCAACTGCAGACCAGTTCCAGAAGGTGCTTCGCTACATTGACATCGCACGCGAAGGCGGTGCCCGCTGCATTCTGGGCGGCAACGCACGTACCGATCTGCCAGGTGGGCAATTCGTTGATCCCACCATCTTCGATGACGTGACGAACGATATGCGCATTGCGCAGGAAGAGGTGTTCGGTCCAGTGCTCTCCATCATCGGGTTCGATACCGAAGCCGATGCCGTGCGAATAGGCAACGACGTGATCTACGGATTGGCGGCTGGTGTCTGGACAAAAGATCTCTCACGCGCGCTGCGCATGACCAAGGCTTTGCGTGCAGGCACGGTGTGGGTCAATACGTATCGCGGCATGAGTTTCAATTTGCCGTTCGGTGGCATGAAGCAATCAGGTCTGGGGCGCGAAAACGGAATTGAATCGGTGCGTGAGTTCACTGAGCTCAAGAGCGTGTGGATCTCCACAGCGACTAGCGGGCCAGCCAATCCTTTCATCCTGAAAATCTGA
- a CDS encoding LysR family transcriptional regulator, protein MANIPRFDLVDLRLFVLVVEGSSLTRGAERAFLSVAAASLRIKSLEEGVGAQLLYRNKKGMSPTRAGEVFLQHALRVLGEVEELQKGIQAFSSGVRGHVRLFANATAVCEFLPAVLAKFFVAHSSITVDLQERLSAEIVRSVQDSVADIGVISGRASAEGLETLPYKKDLMVLAVPDQHPLGSMKSLHFADALDYEFVSLSSRTSTYTYLQQEVAQTERAMQQRVEVGSYDAMCRMIEAGVGIGVLPEMVARRHARSMRIKIVALQDEWAMRELKICVRKLDDQPVFAQRLIEFILEND, encoded by the coding sequence ATGGCAAACATTCCGCGTTTCGATCTGGTGGACTTGAGGCTCTTCGTGCTGGTGGTGGAGGGCAGCAGTCTCACGCGCGGAGCCGAACGCGCATTTCTTTCCGTTGCAGCAGCGAGTTTGCGCATCAAAAGTCTTGAAGAAGGCGTAGGGGCGCAACTGCTCTATCGCAACAAGAAAGGCATGTCTCCCACGCGTGCTGGCGAGGTTTTTCTTCAGCACGCATTGCGGGTGCTTGGTGAGGTGGAAGAGCTTCAAAAAGGCATTCAGGCGTTTTCCAGCGGCGTGCGTGGACATGTACGCTTGTTTGCCAACGCTACAGCGGTGTGCGAGTTTCTACCGGCTGTGCTCGCCAAGTTCTTTGTCGCGCATTCATCCATCACCGTTGATCTGCAGGAGCGCCTGAGCGCGGAGATCGTGCGTTCGGTGCAGGACTCGGTGGCCGACATAGGAGTCATCTCGGGTCGCGCTTCGGCAGAAGGACTGGAAACTTTGCCGTACAAGAAGGACTTGATGGTATTGGCCGTGCCAGACCAGCATCCATTGGGTTCCATGAAAAGCCTTCATTTTGCTGATGCGCTTGACTACGAATTCGTCAGTCTGAGTTCCCGCACCTCGACCTATACCTATCTGCAGCAGGAAGTGGCGCAGACCGAGCGCGCCATGCAGCAGCGCGTGGAAGTCGGCAGCTACGATGCCATGTGCCGCATGATCGAAGCCGGCGTGGGCATTGGTGTGTTGCCCGAGATGGTGGCGCGCCGCCATGCGCGCTCCATGCGCATCAAGATCGTGGCTTTGCAGGACGAATGGGCCATGAGGGAGCTGAAGATCTGCGTTCGCAAACTGGATGATCAACCGGTTTTTGCGCAGCGGCTCATCGAGTTCATTCTGGAAAACGACTGA
- a CDS encoding GMC family oxidoreductase, whose protein sequence is MKNSTFDYVIVGAGSAGCTLAYRLSQNPQVKVLVLEAGGWGKHPFLHIPLAWPHIFYNRMSDWNYFSEPDATIANRRLDCARGKLVGGSSSINGMTYMRGHPGDYDRWASTPGLEGWAFKNVLSLFKRAESWEGGEDEFRGGSGPLTTRYSRFNDPISENFVAAGIEAGYPFTKDFNGEEPEGFAAWQSTIRDGLRCSTAVAYMKPALERENVTLEVRAMTQRVLMDGTTAIGIEYMQDGQLRQVYASREVILAAGAINSPQLLNLSGIGASNELKDIGVKTIVDLPGVGKNLQDHISVGVTYARKDRSPLHKAMRADRIVRELGRAYFKGDGIATDLPSGGLAHIKSSPEQELPDIELLTAAAPSTAHPYFWPFVPSYSDGFMVRAAVLRPESRGHVRLSSNDPNAAPIIAQNFLANYSDREALRKGVRMVRDVGRQKSLAKIVDRELTPMGFSDAEIDAHIGAAAISVHHPVGTCKMGNSNDVNAVVDLELRVFGTRNLRVVDASIMPLIVGGGTNAPTIMIAEKASDMIAASTH, encoded by the coding sequence TTGAAAAATAGTACGTTTGATTATGTGATCGTCGGTGCGGGCTCTGCGGGCTGCACATTGGCTTATCGTCTTTCGCAGAATCCTCAGGTGAAAGTCCTAGTGCTGGAAGCTGGGGGATGGGGGAAGCATCCGTTTCTTCATATTCCGCTGGCATGGCCGCACATCTTCTACAACCGGATGAGCGACTGGAACTACTTCTCCGAGCCAGATGCGACCATCGCCAATCGTCGCCTCGATTGCGCGCGTGGCAAGCTCGTTGGCGGAAGTTCATCCATCAACGGAATGACCTACATGCGAGGGCATCCGGGTGACTACGACCGTTGGGCAAGTACGCCGGGTCTGGAGGGTTGGGCCTTCAAGAATGTCCTGTCGCTATTCAAGCGTGCGGAGTCCTGGGAGGGCGGCGAAGATGAATTCCGTGGTGGGTCAGGTCCATTGACCACACGCTATTCGCGTTTCAATGATCCTATATCTGAGAACTTCGTGGCTGCAGGGATTGAGGCGGGTTATCCCTTCACCAAGGATTTCAACGGCGAAGAGCCCGAAGGATTTGCAGCGTGGCAATCCACCATCCGCGATGGCCTCCGTTGCAGCACGGCGGTGGCCTACATGAAGCCCGCGCTAGAGCGCGAGAACGTGACGCTCGAAGTGCGGGCGATGACCCAACGCGTTCTGATGGATGGCACTACCGCGATCGGCATTGAGTACATGCAGGATGGCCAGTTGCGTCAGGTGTATGCAAGCCGTGAAGTGATTCTTGCGGCGGGTGCTATCAACTCGCCGCAGTTGCTCAATCTGTCGGGCATCGGCGCGTCGAATGAGCTGAAGGACATCGGCGTGAAGACCATCGTCGATCTGCCGGGTGTCGGCAAGAATCTGCAAGACCATATCTCTGTCGGCGTGACATACGCGCGCAAGGACCGCAGCCCGTTGCACAAGGCCATGCGCGCAGATCGTATCGTCCGTGAATTGGGGCGTGCCTACTTCAAGGGCGATGGCATCGCCACGGACCTTCCTTCGGGTGGACTTGCGCACATCAAGAGTTCTCCCGAGCAGGAGCTGCCCGATATCGAGCTGCTGACCGCTGCCGCGCCCAGCACGGCTCACCCCTATTTCTGGCCGTTTGTTCCAAGTTATTCGGATGGTTTCATGGTGCGCGCGGCGGTGTTGCGACCCGAAAGTCGCGGTCATGTACGACTGTCCTCCAATGACCCCAACGCCGCGCCGATCATTGCTCAGAACTTTCTGGCGAACTACAGCGATCGCGAGGCGTTGCGCAAGGGTGTTCGCATGGTTCGCGATGTGGGACGCCAGAAATCTCTGGCCAAAATCGTGGACAGGGAACTCACACCAATGGGTTTCAGCGATGCGGAAATCGATGCGCATATTGGTGCAGCCGCGATCAGTGTTCATCACCCTGTGGGCACCTGCAAGATGGGTAATTCAAACGATGTGAATGCGGTTGTCGATCTAGAATTGCGCGTGTTTGGTACACGCAATCTACGGGTCGTGGATGCCTCCATCATGCCACTCATCGTTGGGGGCGGAACGAATGCGCCCACCATCATGATTGCGGAGAAGGCGTCCGACATGATCGCTGCGAGTACGCACTGA
- a CDS encoding MFS transporter: MARNEQHAGVDPDRVINKCARKIMPLVLFGFFLCYLDRSNVGIASLTMNADLGITPEMYGWAVSLFFWGYCLFEVPSNMALAHFGARIWIARIMVMWGAASLAMAWVWSKESYYVLRFLLGVAEAGFVPGVIFYFRSWFPQRYHNRMLGMFLVANPLSSLIGSPLSALLLQMDGILGLKGWQWLFILESTPTIVFGFVIFWLLPNKPGDVKWLSREEKAWLEGTLEQERASRKGIKSESVLGVIFNPRIWLLSSIYLGLMIGMYGVSFFLPQIVKGFGFSTLQIGFISAIPSLFSAVAMVLWSRSSDRTGERALHTAVAAVIAMIGLLIAATATSPVMSLVGLTLTSVGTLAGMVTFWAMPNALVTGAQAAAAFGLINTFGAFGGVVGPNIMGFLRGFTGDFQSGLFGLAACQIVGVGVALYFRKEVNAARSREQTAHADRSASMEEGGIKPVVR; encoded by the coding sequence ATGGCGCGCAATGAACAACATGCGGGCGTAGACCCAGATCGCGTAATCAACAAATGTGCACGAAAGATCATGCCGTTGGTGCTCTTCGGCTTCTTTCTCTGCTATCTGGATCGCTCGAACGTCGGCATTGCGTCCTTGACGATGAATGCTGATCTCGGCATCACGCCAGAGATGTACGGCTGGGCGGTCAGCCTGTTCTTCTGGGGCTACTGTCTGTTTGAAGTGCCCAGCAACATGGCGCTTGCACACTTCGGCGCACGCATCTGGATTGCCCGCATCATGGTGATGTGGGGTGCGGCATCGCTTGCGATGGCGTGGGTCTGGAGCAAGGAGAGCTACTACGTTCTCCGGTTCCTCTTGGGCGTGGCTGAAGCGGGTTTTGTGCCGGGCGTCATCTTCTATTTCAGATCGTGGTTCCCTCAGCGTTATCACAACCGCATGCTGGGTATGTTCCTGGTGGCGAATCCTCTTTCGTCGTTGATCGGCAGCCCGCTGTCGGCGCTGCTATTGCAGATGGATGGCATTCTGGGGTTGAAGGGATGGCAGTGGCTTTTCATCCTCGAAAGCACGCCTACCATTGTGTTTGGCTTTGTCATCTTCTGGCTGCTGCCCAATAAACCCGGCGATGTGAAATGGCTGTCGCGTGAAGAAAAGGCATGGCTTGAAGGAACGCTTGAGCAAGAGCGTGCAAGCCGCAAGGGGATCAAGAGCGAGTCAGTGTTGGGCGTGATCTTCAACCCGCGCATCTGGCTGCTCAGCTCCATCTATCTGGGGCTGATGATCGGCATGTATGGCGTGAGCTTCTTCCTGCCGCAGATCGTCAAGGGCTTTGGTTTTTCCACCTTGCAGATTGGCTTCATCAGCGCAATTCCCTCACTGTTCAGTGCTGTTGCGATGGTGCTGTGGTCGCGCAGTTCAGACCGAACGGGAGAGCGCGCGCTGCATACAGCCGTCGCTGCTGTGATTGCGATGATCGGTCTGCTGATTGCCGCTACCGCGACGTCACCAGTGATGTCGTTGGTGGGACTTACCTTGACCTCTGTGGGTACCCTTGCCGGAATGGTCACTTTCTGGGCCATGCCGAATGCGTTGGTAACGGGTGCGCAAGCTGCAGCGGCGTTTGGTCTCATCAACACATTTGGTGCGTTTGGTGGCGTTGTGGGGCCCAACATCATGGGCTTCCTGCGTGGCTTCACAGGCGACTTCCAGAGTGGGTTGTTTGGGTTGGCTGCGTGCCAGATCGTTGGGGTAGGCGTGGCGCTTTACTTCCGCAAGGAAGTGAACGCAGCGCGATCGCGTGAGCAGACAGCACATGCGGACCGAAGCGCTTCAATGGAAGAAGGTGGAATCAAACCCGTCGTCAGGTAG